A stretch of Bacillus pseudomycoides DNA encodes these proteins:
- a CDS encoding AraC family transcriptional regulator — MIDISQKLKIETLQNKIYDQFDRDILNILNGQVMYEQFQTHQLMGKSDYVPFNEAMCSHETSEAIFSDEFKKLRVLGHQVSLQEYESITISPLKPMFEKRYRCIVLWFGDDMFCQMNLLTVLAYLEQVGYKGEVFFHMVNEMTYEVEEIKIFLKGYKEIYQQVLIRQRLPKVQLMSVMSQGIRLYLECLKKDNEITAYIKKHLDKPQDELLKDLFHLFPEYGLGDVQYFKIIETIAKS; from the coding sequence ATGATAGATATTTCACAAAAATTAAAGATTGAAACTTTACAGAACAAAATTTATGATCAGTTTGATCGAGATATATTGAATATTTTAAATGGGCAGGTAATGTATGAGCAATTTCAAACACATCAATTAATGGGGAAAAGTGATTATGTGCCTTTTAATGAAGCTATGTGTTCACATGAGACAAGTGAGGCAATATTTAGTGATGAATTTAAAAAACTAAGAGTTTTAGGACATCAGGTATCTTTGCAAGAATATGAGAGTATTACCATTTCTCCTTTGAAACCAATGTTTGAAAAACGATACAGATGCATTGTTTTATGGTTTGGTGATGACATGTTCTGTCAGATGAACTTGCTGACAGTGCTGGCATATTTAGAGCAAGTGGGATATAAAGGGGAAGTATTCTTCCATATGGTGAATGAAATGACTTACGAGGTGGAAGAAATCAAGATATTTCTAAAAGGTTATAAAGAAATTTATCAACAAGTACTAATCCGGCAGCGTCTTCCTAAGGTGCAGTTAATGTCAGTCATGTCTCAGGGAATCAGACTGTATTTGGAATGCTTAAAGAAAGATAATGAAATCACAGCTTATATTAAAAAACATCTAGATAAACCCCAGGATGAATTACTGAAAGATTTATTTCATTTGTTTCCTGAGTATGGTTTAGGGGATGTGCAATATTTCAAAATCATTGAAACCATAGCTAAATCCTAG
- the ileS gene encoding isoleucine--tRNA ligase: MKKVDVKESAVGRETRIRKQWNKQNIFEQSIRNREGAQSFVFYEGPPTANGLPHVGHALGRTIKDLVARYKTMTGYKVLRKAGWDTHGLPVELGVEKQLGISGKHEIEEYGIEPFIQKCKESVFTYEKQWREFTESIGYWVDMDDPYVTLENPYIESVWHILGTIHEKGLLYKGHRVSPYCPSCQTSLSSHEVAQGYKTVKDLSATVKFKVLNSENEYFLGWTTTPWTLPANVALAVHPDMEYVKAEKGGTVYIVAKERANDVLKEDYQVLSTHKGEELVGILYKAPFPMDEVMNGYRVISAEFVTGDSGTGLVHIAPAYGEDDYKVVQNQGLSFLHVVDEQGKYTEAVPFLKGKFVKECDVDIVRYLAGEGLLYHKEKYEHSYPHCWRCDSPLLYYAGESWFIRTTEIKETFLQNNDAVTWYPDHMKHGRFGKFLENMVDWNISRKRYWGTPLNVWECENCDHQFAPKSIEELRRHSVGQTAENLELHKPYVDEVKVCCGECGSSMTRTPEVIDVWFDSGSMPFAQYHYPFENKELFEEQFPADVIAEGVDQTRGWFYSLLAVAALYTGKVPYKRVLSLGHVLDEQGQKMSKSKGNALDPVELVEKFGADALRWALLVDSAPWNAKRFSERTVQEAKSKLVDTLVNVYSFYVLYANLDDYNPKEKYEVKRTKLDEWVLSRLHSTTKKVRSALDEYQFTNAAREIATLVDEVSNWYVRRSRSRFWESGMNPEKAAAYETLHEVLVTLSKLLAPFTPFVAEDIHLNLEGNSVHLTDYPAADETLIQTKLEQEMDAVLQVVELGRSNRNQYALKVKQPLAELVLLEHHKQKVDWESYCDIVMDELNVKAFHVELDETKYTSYQLKLDFKTAGPKFGKNVNAVNQWLKQLSQEEVQGFVEAEKAVCKLESGEEVTVTLADVLVEKVPKAGFSNTSNGQYTVMLDTNVTDELLQEGMAREFIRAVQEYRKQLNLPVNLRVNVTVDTDDELQDTLTKHKGLLEENLLVKQFTFQGLTQDDDEISLGEKTVRIKLSPAS, encoded by the coding sequence ATGAAGAAGGTAGATGTAAAAGAATCAGCTGTAGGGAGAGAAACACGAATTCGCAAGCAGTGGAACAAGCAGAATATCTTTGAGCAATCTATTCGAAATCGTGAAGGTGCACAATCTTTCGTTTTTTATGAAGGGCCACCAACTGCAAATGGATTGCCGCACGTGGGGCATGCGCTTGGACGGACAATTAAAGATTTAGTGGCAAGATATAAAACAATGACTGGATATAAAGTACTTCGAAAAGCTGGCTGGGATACACATGGGTTACCGGTAGAATTAGGAGTTGAAAAACAGCTTGGTATCTCTGGTAAACATGAGATTGAAGAATACGGAATTGAACCATTTATTCAAAAGTGTAAGGAAAGTGTATTTACGTATGAAAAGCAGTGGCGTGAATTTACTGAGAGCATCGGATATTGGGTCGATATGGATGATCCGTATGTAACATTGGAGAACCCTTATATTGAAAGTGTATGGCATATTCTTGGAACAATTCATGAAAAAGGGCTGCTATATAAAGGGCATCGCGTTTCGCCGTACTGTCCAAGTTGCCAAACATCACTTAGTTCGCATGAAGTGGCGCAAGGATATAAAACAGTAAAAGATTTAAGTGCGACTGTGAAATTTAAAGTGTTAAATAGTGAGAATGAATATTTTCTTGGGTGGACAACAACGCCGTGGACACTGCCTGCCAACGTAGCTCTTGCTGTACATCCGGATATGGAATATGTGAAAGCAGAGAAAGGTGGAACAGTTTATATTGTTGCAAAAGAGCGTGCAAACGATGTGTTAAAAGAAGACTACCAAGTATTATCTACTCATAAAGGAGAAGAATTAGTAGGTATTTTATACAAGGCGCCATTTCCTATGGACGAAGTTATGAATGGATACCGTGTTATTTCGGCAGAATTTGTTACAGGAGATAGTGGTACGGGACTTGTTCATATCGCACCAGCGTATGGGGAAGATGATTATAAAGTAGTGCAAAATCAAGGATTATCGTTCCTTCATGTTGTGGATGAGCAAGGTAAATATACAGAAGCTGTTCCGTTTTTAAAAGGGAAGTTTGTGAAAGAATGTGATGTGGATATTGTCCGTTATTTAGCTGGGGAAGGATTACTATACCATAAAGAAAAATATGAACATAGTTATCCTCATTGCTGGCGCTGTGATTCACCACTTCTGTATTATGCTGGAGAAAGCTGGTTTATTCGGACAACTGAGATTAAAGAGACTTTTTTACAGAATAATGATGCGGTCACATGGTATCCAGATCATATGAAACATGGGCGATTTGGAAAGTTTTTAGAGAATATGGTGGACTGGAATATTAGCCGAAAACGATACTGGGGAACACCGCTAAATGTATGGGAATGCGAAAACTGTGATCATCAATTTGCGCCGAAGAGCATTGAGGAATTAAGAAGGCACAGCGTAGGGCAGACAGCTGAAAATTTAGAACTCCATAAACCGTATGTAGATGAAGTGAAAGTATGCTGTGGAGAATGTGGCAGCTCAATGACTCGTACGCCAGAAGTAATCGATGTTTGGTTTGATAGCGGCTCGATGCCATTTGCACAGTATCATTATCCATTTGAAAATAAAGAGCTTTTTGAGGAACAATTTCCAGCAGATGTAATCGCTGAAGGTGTTGATCAAACGCGTGGTTGGTTTTATAGCCTATTAGCAGTAGCGGCTTTATACACTGGAAAAGTGCCATACAAACGTGTATTATCTCTTGGGCATGTGCTAGATGAACAAGGACAGAAAATGTCTAAAAGTAAAGGGAATGCACTAGATCCAGTAGAGTTAGTTGAAAAATTTGGTGCAGATGCATTAAGATGGGCTCTTCTTGTTGATAGTGCACCGTGGAATGCAAAACGTTTTTCTGAAAGAACGGTCCAAGAGGCAAAATCAAAACTTGTCGATACACTTGTGAATGTATATAGCTTCTATGTTTTATATGCAAACTTAGATGATTACAATCCAAAAGAAAAGTATGAGGTCAAACGGACGAAATTAGATGAGTGGGTATTATCACGTCTTCATAGTACAACGAAAAAAGTAAGAAGTGCATTAGATGAGTATCAATTTACAAATGCAGCTCGTGAAATTGCGACCCTTGTAGATGAGGTAAGTAACTGGTATGTAAGGCGTTCACGCAGTCGTTTTTGGGAGTCCGGCATGAATCCTGAAAAGGCAGCAGCGTATGAAACACTTCATGAGGTACTTGTTACACTTAGCAAGTTACTTGCTCCATTTACTCCTTTTGTAGCAGAAGATATTCATCTTAACTTGGAAGGAAATAGTGTTCATTTAACGGATTATCCAGCAGCAGATGAAACACTTATTCAAACAAAGCTAGAACAAGAAATGGATGCTGTTTTACAAGTTGTCGAACTCGGACGTAGCAATCGAAATCAATATGCATTAAAAGTAAAACAGCCATTAGCAGAACTTGTTTTACTTGAGCATCATAAGCAGAAAGTGGACTGGGAATCTTATTGTGATATTGTAATGGATGAGCTGAACGTAAAAGCATTTCATGTAGAATTAGATGAAACAAAGTATACATCGTATCAATTAAAGCTTGATTTTAAGACGGCAGGACCGAAGTTCGGGAAGAACGTCAATGCTGTAAATCAATGGCTAAAACAATTATCACAAGAAGAAGTACAAGGATTTGTTGAGGCTGAAAAAGCAGTGTGCAAGCTTGAATCAGGGGAAGAAGTTACAGTAACACTTGCAGATGTATTAGTAGAAAAGGTACCGAAAGCAGGGTTTTCTAATACTTCAAATGGACAATACACGGTAATGTTAGACACGAACGTGACAGATGAATTGTTACAAGAAGGAATGGCACGTGAATTTATTCGAGCTGTTCAAGAGTATCGAAAACAATTGAATTTACCTGTTAATTTGCGAGTGAATGTGACGGTTGACACAGATGATGAGTTACAAGATACATTAACGAAGCATAAAGGTTTATTAGAAGAAAACTTGTTAGTAAAGCAATTTACATTCCAAGGACTAACACAAGATGATGATGAAATTTCTTTAGGTGAGAAAACGGTTCGAATCAAATTAAGTCCGGCTAGCTAA